A stretch of Nonomuraea africana DNA encodes these proteins:
- a CDS encoding SDR family NAD(P)-dependent oxidoreductase: protein MRELSGKVAVVTGASSGIGRALAVRLAAEGMSLMLADVDPRGLSQTAAMISGVTVLTQITDVSDAPAVQHLANRAFGELGAVHVLCNNAGVFQGGRIWTRTEEDVAWLLGVNVWGVLHGIREFVPRMIEQDTEGHIVNTVSVAGLFAGANTGGQAVSKYAALAASQSLALDLAQIGSKLRVSALCPGGVRTGINRSERVRPADLIVARTRDDLTSQEWLDGMLEKGMEPAEVADAAVDAIRQERFLVLTHPGYEERLREQTAALLAGLLPEPPDGEPRP from the coding sequence GTGCGGGAGCTCTCCGGCAAGGTCGCGGTGGTGACGGGCGCCTCGAGCGGGATCGGCAGGGCGCTGGCGGTACGGCTCGCGGCGGAGGGCATGTCGCTGATGCTCGCCGACGTCGATCCGCGCGGCCTGTCCCAGACGGCCGCGATGATCTCGGGGGTCACGGTGCTCACGCAGATCACCGACGTCTCCGACGCGCCCGCCGTCCAGCATCTGGCGAACCGGGCCTTCGGCGAGCTCGGCGCGGTGCACGTGCTCTGCAACAACGCGGGCGTCTTCCAGGGCGGCCGGATCTGGACCCGCACCGAGGAGGACGTCGCCTGGCTGCTCGGCGTCAACGTCTGGGGCGTGCTGCACGGCATCCGCGAGTTCGTGCCGCGGATGATCGAGCAGGACACCGAGGGGCACATCGTCAACACCGTCTCCGTCGCGGGGCTGTTCGCGGGCGCCAACACGGGCGGGCAGGCGGTCTCCAAGTACGCCGCCCTCGCCGCCTCGCAGTCCCTCGCCCTCGATCTCGCGCAGATCGGCTCCAAGCTGCGCGTGAGCGCGCTGTGCCCGGGAGGGGTGCGCACCGGCATCAACCGCTCCGAGCGCGTACGGCCCGCCGACCTGATCGTGGCCCGCACCCGCGACGACCTCACCTCCCAGGAGTGGCTCGACGGGATGCTGGAGAAGGGCATGGAGCCCGCCGAGGTCGCCGACGCGGCCGTCGACGCCATCAGGCAGGAGCGCTTCCTCGTCCTCACCCATCCGGGCTACGAGGAGCGCCTGCGGGAGCAGACGGCCGCGCTGCTGGCGGGCCTGTTGCCGGAGCCGCCGGACGGCGAACCCCGCCCCTAG
- the guaA gene encoding glutamine-hydrolyzing GMP synthase, which yields MSEFDTVLVVDFGAQYAQLIARRVRECHVYSEIVPSTMPVEEMLAKKPKAIILSGGPSSVYAEGAPAVPHGLFETGVPTFGICYGFQAMAQTLGGEVARTGVAEYGGTELRVGMEGVLFSGLPAKQTVWMSHGDSVAAAPEGFAVTAATDETPVAAFEHPGKGLYGVQFHPEVLHSEHGQAVLKHFLDAAGCRPSWTMLNIVEDAVAAVQQQIGPEGRAICALSGGVDSAVAAAIVQRAIGDRLTCVFVDHGLLRKGEAEQVERDFVAVTGVKLRVVDAADRFLKALDGVTDPEEKRKIIGREFIRVFEDEQRAIMSEGPVDFLVQGTLYPDVVESGGGTGTANIKSHHNVGGLPEDLQFSLVEPLRTLFKDEVRRAGEELGLPSAMVWRQPFPGPGLGIRIIGSVTQDRLDILREADAIAREELSRAGLDREIWQCPVVLLADVRSVGVQGDGRTYGHPVVLRPVTSEDAMTADWARVPYDVLSRISTRITNEVREVNRVVVDVTSKPPGTIEWE from the coding sequence GTGTCTGAATTCGACACAGTGCTCGTGGTCGACTTCGGTGCGCAATACGCACAGCTCATCGCCAGGCGAGTGCGCGAGTGCCACGTCTACTCCGAGATCGTCCCCTCGACGATGCCGGTCGAGGAGATGCTGGCCAAGAAGCCGAAGGCGATCATCCTGTCCGGCGGCCCTTCCTCGGTCTACGCCGAGGGCGCTCCCGCCGTGCCGCATGGCCTGTTCGAGACCGGGGTGCCGACCTTCGGCATCTGCTACGGCTTCCAGGCCATGGCCCAGACTCTCGGCGGGGAGGTGGCCCGCACCGGCGTCGCCGAGTACGGCGGCACCGAGCTGCGCGTCGGTATGGAGGGCGTGCTGTTCTCCGGGCTGCCCGCCAAGCAGACCGTCTGGATGTCCCACGGCGACAGCGTCGCCGCGGCGCCCGAGGGCTTCGCCGTCACCGCCGCCACCGACGAGACGCCCGTCGCCGCCTTCGAACACCCCGGCAAGGGCCTGTACGGCGTGCAGTTCCACCCCGAGGTGCTCCACTCCGAGCACGGCCAGGCCGTGCTGAAGCACTTCCTCGACGCGGCGGGCTGCCGCCCCTCGTGGACGATGCTCAACATCGTCGAGGACGCCGTCGCCGCCGTCCAGCAGCAGATCGGCCCCGAGGGCCGCGCGATCTGCGCGCTGTCGGGAGGCGTCGACTCCGCCGTCGCGGCCGCGATCGTCCAGCGTGCCATCGGCGACCGGCTGACCTGTGTCTTCGTCGACCACGGCCTGCTGCGCAAGGGCGAGGCCGAGCAGGTCGAGCGCGACTTCGTCGCCGTCACCGGCGTCAAGCTCCGTGTGGTCGACGCCGCCGACCGCTTCCTCAAGGCGCTCGACGGGGTCACCGACCCCGAGGAGAAGCGCAAGATCATCGGCCGTGAGTTCATCCGCGTCTTCGAGGACGAGCAGCGCGCCATCATGTCTGAGGGCCCCGTCGACTTCCTGGTCCAGGGCACCCTCTACCCCGACGTCGTCGAGTCGGGCGGCGGCACCGGCACCGCGAACATCAAGTCGCACCACAACGTCGGCGGCCTGCCCGAAGACCTGCAGTTCTCGCTGGTCGAGCCACTGCGCACGCTGTTCAAGGACGAGGTGCGCAGGGCGGGCGAGGAGCTCGGCCTGCCGTCCGCGATGGTGTGGCGCCAGCCGTTCCCCGGTCCTGGGCTCGGCATCCGCATCATCGGCTCGGTCACCCAGGACCGCCTCGACATCCTGCGCGAGGCCGACGCGATCGCCCGCGAGGAGCTGTCCAGGGCGGGGCTCGACCGCGAGATCTGGCAGTGCCCGGTGGTGCTGCTGGCCGACGTCCGCTCGGTCGGCGTCCAGGGCGACGGCCGCACGTACGGTCACCCGGTGGTGCTGCGCCCGGTGACCTCGGAGGACGCGATGACGGCGGACTGGGCGCGCGTGCCCTACGACGTGCTGTCGCGCATCTCGACGCGCATCACCAACGAGGTGCGAGAGGTCAACAGGGTGGTGGTCGACGTGACCAGCAAGCCGCCCGGCACGATCGAGTGGGAGTAG
- a CDS encoding acyltransferase family protein: MTRRLAWLDALRGVGATAVLVEHLNYHFLDWLRPRWMNLGIYGVLVFFLVSGYIIPASLERRGEIKAFWISRVFRLYPLYLLVIVITLALAPLLPLRGDADVFAHLTMLMEVTGSAGLVEPMWTLSYEMVFYLLVTGLFVAGVHRRSGLFALAFAALATLVAFTMPREGHLLDGPWAPLVVLAVVAAGLSGVLYGSRSLRLAGGVTLAVLAVGLIWIGSRETWQGAMILSVMFTGTAIHRWQHGQSSGLWPVAGVAALIVLVPFLKPVTFNGLTNLATMGLAAATFAVFFALRERALPRVLAWLGLISYSVYLVHVPLLKLALLIFGDTRLLPWPAQLGLGLALLALILGASRLTHRFVELPAQRYGRRLAARSVGGVVELPRPRDTSTVSS; encoded by the coding sequence ATGACCCGACGGCTGGCGTGGCTCGACGCCCTGCGTGGCGTGGGCGCGACAGCCGTCCTCGTCGAGCACCTCAACTACCACTTCCTCGACTGGCTGCGGCCGCGCTGGATGAACCTCGGCATCTACGGAGTGCTGGTGTTCTTCCTCGTCAGCGGCTACATCATCCCCGCCTCGCTGGAGCGCAGGGGCGAGATCAAGGCGTTCTGGATCAGCAGGGTGTTCCGCCTCTACCCGCTCTACCTGCTGGTCATCGTGATCACGCTGGCGCTGGCGCCCCTGCTGCCGCTGCGCGGCGACGCCGACGTCTTCGCCCACCTCACGATGCTCATGGAGGTCACGGGCTCGGCGGGCCTGGTCGAGCCGATGTGGACGCTCTCCTACGAGATGGTCTTCTACCTGCTGGTCACGGGCCTGTTCGTGGCCGGGGTGCACCGGCGCAGCGGGCTGTTCGCGCTGGCGTTCGCGGCGCTGGCCACACTGGTGGCCTTCACGATGCCGCGCGAGGGCCACCTGCTCGACGGCCCGTGGGCGCCGCTCGTGGTGCTGGCCGTGGTCGCGGCGGGCCTCAGCGGCGTGCTGTACGGCTCTCGCTCCCTGCGGCTGGCGGGCGGGGTGACGCTGGCCGTCCTGGCCGTCGGGCTCATCTGGATCGGCAGCAGGGAGACCTGGCAGGGCGCGATGATCCTGTCGGTGATGTTCACCGGCACCGCGATCCACCGCTGGCAGCACGGCCAGAGCTCGGGCCTGTGGCCGGTGGCGGGGGTGGCGGCGCTGATCGTGCTGGTGCCGTTCCTCAAGCCGGTGACCTTCAACGGCCTCACCAACCTGGCCACGATGGGCCTGGCCGCGGCCACCTTCGCGGTGTTCTTCGCGCTGCGCGAGCGGGCCCTGCCGCGGGTGCTGGCCTGGCTCGGCCTGATCAGCTACTCGGTCTACCTCGTGCACGTACCGCTGCTCAAGCTGGCGCTGCTGATCTTCGGCGACACCAGGCTGCTGCCGTGGCCCGCCCAGCTCGGCCTCGGCCTCGCGCTGCTGGCGCTCATCCTCGGCGCGAGCCGGCTCACCCACCGCTTCGTGGAACTGCCCGCCCAGCGGTACGGCAGGCGGCTGGCCGCCAGGTCAGTGGGTGGCGTCGTAGAGCTCCCTCGACCGCGCGACACGAGCACTGTGTCGTCGTGA
- a CDS encoding NAD(P)/FAD-dependent oxidoreductase, protein MDYTPVVIAGAGPAGLTAAYELRRRGVECTVFEADAVVGGISRTAQRDGWRFDIGGHRFFTKVRRVEAFWNEILDDDDFLLRPRMSRIYYKGNFYDYPLKAANALKNLGIYESFRCVGSYAWARLRPPADQSTFEGWVAARFGWRLYGIFFKTYTEKVWGVPATSIQADWAAQRIKNLSLGRAILNALMPRRNQKEITSLIEEFRYPKYGPGMMWEACADKLGSAVRLNTRVERISRGPRGLSVTVRSGGQARTVDCQNLISTMPMNHLIQALDTGVPDAVAEASAKLKFRDFLTIALVVPEKYSFPDNWIYIHSPEVRLGRVQNYGSWSPHLVQAGRTCLGLEYFVNEGDDLWESADHELVRFGTEELERLGLVHPGAVQQGYVVRMPKAYPVYDADYAGSVETLRKYLEVEWPEIHPVGRNGMHRYNNQDHSMLTAMLTVENIVHDAQHDIWSVNVEAEYHEEGSDGRGTGRSAPVFAGPGARRS, encoded by the coding sequence GTGGACTACACACCTGTCGTGATCGCAGGAGCGGGACCGGCCGGTCTTACCGCCGCCTACGAGCTGCGAAGGCGCGGCGTGGAGTGCACGGTCTTCGAAGCCGACGCGGTCGTCGGTGGCATCAGCAGGACCGCGCAGCGCGACGGCTGGCGGTTCGACATCGGCGGACACCGCTTCTTCACCAAGGTGCGGCGCGTAGAGGCGTTCTGGAACGAGATCCTCGATGACGACGACTTCCTGCTGCGTCCTCGGATGAGCCGGATCTACTACAAGGGCAACTTCTACGACTACCCGTTGAAGGCGGCCAACGCCCTCAAGAACCTTGGGATCTACGAGTCCTTCCGCTGCGTGGGCTCGTACGCCTGGGCGAGGCTGCGTCCGCCCGCGGACCAGTCCACGTTCGAGGGCTGGGTGGCCGCCCGGTTCGGATGGCGGCTCTACGGCATCTTCTTCAAGACCTACACCGAGAAGGTGTGGGGCGTACCGGCCACGTCGATCCAGGCGGACTGGGCCGCCCAACGGATCAAGAACCTCTCGTTGGGCAGGGCCATCCTCAACGCGCTGATGCCCCGGCGGAACCAGAAGGAGATCACCAGTCTCATCGAGGAGTTCCGCTACCCGAAGTACGGTCCTGGCATGATGTGGGAGGCCTGCGCCGACAAGCTCGGCTCCGCCGTCCGGCTCAACACCAGGGTGGAGCGCATCAGCCGGGGGCCGCGCGGCCTCAGTGTCACGGTCCGGTCGGGCGGCCAGGCCAGGACGGTCGACTGCCAGAACCTCATCTCGACCATGCCGATGAACCACCTGATCCAGGCTCTCGACACCGGCGTACCCGACGCCGTGGCCGAGGCGTCGGCGAAACTCAAGTTCCGCGATTTCCTCACGATCGCCCTGGTGGTGCCGGAGAAGTACTCCTTCCCCGACAATTGGATCTACATCCACTCCCCCGAGGTGCGGCTGGGCCGCGTGCAGAACTACGGCTCCTGGTCGCCGCACCTGGTTCAGGCCGGCCGGACCTGTCTTGGGCTGGAGTACTTCGTCAACGAGGGCGACGACCTGTGGGAGAGCGCTGACCACGAACTCGTACGGTTCGGCACCGAGGAGCTGGAGCGGCTCGGGCTGGTCCACCCGGGTGCGGTTCAGCAGGGATACGTTGTCCGGATGCCCAAGGCCTATCCCGTCTACGACGCCGACTACGCCGGCAGCGTTGAGACGCTGCGGAAGTACCTCGAGGTCGAGTGGCCGGAGATTCACCCAGTCGGCCGCAACGGTATGCATCGGTACAACAACCAGGATCACTCCATGCTGACGGCGATGCTGACGGTCGAGAACATCGTCCACGACGCCCAGCACGACATCTGGTCGGTCAACGTCGAGGCGGAGTACCACGAAGAGGGATCGGACGGCCGTGGAACGGGACGCTCGGCACCCGTGTTCGCCGGCCCAGGCGCTCGCCGTTCATGA
- a CDS encoding polysaccharide deacetylase family protein: MAFRGVVVTGMTAAVVLMALPAQAAPTCAKVKCIALTFDDGPGTETGALLSLFRKERVKATFFLVGKHVERRPALVKRMAREGHEIGNHSWSHASLPTLFDEQVTQELLTTQEAIASVTGRPPRLFRPPYGHTDDRVLGLAKDAGLAQVLWSGTTLDWKLRDQKKIKAVILKLARRDGVILMHDTVPQTVQVMPEVIEELKKRGYHLVTVSTLLRGRRLAAGESYPAAP, encoded by the coding sequence ATGGCGTTTCGTGGTGTGGTCGTGACAGGCATGACGGCGGCCGTGGTGCTCATGGCGCTCCCCGCGCAGGCGGCACCCACGTGCGCCAAGGTCAAATGCATCGCCCTCACCTTCGACGACGGCCCGGGAACCGAGACGGGAGCGCTGCTGTCCCTCTTCAGGAAAGAGCGCGTGAAAGCCACCTTCTTCCTCGTCGGCAAGCACGTCGAACGACGCCCCGCCCTGGTGAAGCGCATGGCTCGCGAAGGCCATGAGATCGGCAACCACTCGTGGTCCCATGCGAGTCTTCCCACGCTCTTCGACGAACAGGTCACCCAGGAGTTGCTGACCACCCAGGAAGCCATCGCGAGCGTCACCGGCAGGCCGCCGCGCCTGTTCCGCCCGCCGTACGGGCACACCGACGATCGGGTTCTCGGGCTGGCGAAGGATGCCGGGCTGGCGCAGGTGTTGTGGAGCGGAACCACTCTCGACTGGAAGCTTCGCGACCAGAAGAAGATCAAAGCCGTGATCCTGAAGCTCGCCAGACGCGACGGCGTCATCCTCATGCACGACACCGTCCCGCAGACGGTTCAGGTGATGCCGGAGGTCATCGAGGAGCTCAAGAAGCGCGGCTATCACCTGGTCACCGTCTCCACCCTGCTGAGAGGACGGCGCCTGGCCGCAGGAGAGAGCTACCCGGCGGCACCCTGA